From the genome of Glycine max cultivar Williams 82 chromosome 2, Glycine_max_v4.0, whole genome shotgun sequence, one region includes:
- the LOC100527524 gene encoding KIP1 domain-containing protein isoform X1 yields the protein MMKNQQSQWWWLESHNHTRRSPWLQSTLTELNEKTKAMLKLIEEDADSFAQRAEMYYKKRPQLVSMVEDFYRTHRSLAERYDQVTGIRQQKTGSPFSPIKNHQSEKLMSFTHDSYDSYSECFDVEESVESEVDDPEQEEEEVTKFDNCIEEEEVKIVAANDEVMGLRKEINRLGEENKDHKDQIKEKYNVYDEVMVLREEVEGLRKENRVQKDELNQKSIICGEVMILREEIERLKEENREQKDELNQKDIICGEVMMLREEIEGLRKENREQKDELNQKSIICSEVMMLREEIERLRKENREQKDELNQKDIICGEVMMLREEIGLRKENRVQKGELHQKGTICGDVMMLREEIERLRKENRVQNDELKQKGTIYGEVMMLRKEIERVSEENMVQKDHLMQKDLEKIEVIRHLSLAIDVLKQENVKMRSFIAKEFTNKWNNPFEFKKLMGSLSMKLFNGKNQPSIVAL from the exons ATGATGAAGAATCAACAGTCACAGTGGTGGTGGCTTGAGAGCCACAACCACACAAGACGATCCCCATGGCTTCAATCCACTCTTACAG AGCTAAATGAGAAGACCAAGGCAATGTTAAAGCTAATTGAAGAAGATGCAGATTCCTTTGCCCAACGTGCAGAGATGTATTACAAGAAGAGACCACAGCTTGTGAGCATGGTTGAAGATTTCTATAGGACACACCGCTCATTAGCCGAGCGGTATGATCAAGTCACTGGAATTCGCCAGCAGAAGACAGGatcacctttttctccaatcaAGAATCATCAATCAGAGAAGTTGATGAGTTTTACACATGACAGTTATGATAGCTATTCTGAGTGTTTTGATGTAGAGGAGTCTGTGGAATCTGAAGTTGATGATCCTGagcaagaagaggaagaggttaCCAAATTTGATAACTGTATAGAAGAGGAGGAAGTTAAGATTGTGGCTGCAAATGATGAAGTGATGGGGCTGAGGAAAGAAATCAACAGACTTGGTGAAGAGAACAAGGATCATAAAGATCAAATTAAGGAGAAATATAACGTTTATGATGAAGTTatggtgttgagggaagaagtaGAAGGACTCAGAAAAGAGAATAGAGTGCAGAAGGATGAGCTCAACCAGAAAAGTATCATTTGTGGTGAAGTAATGATATTGAGGGAAGAAATAGAACGACTCAAAGAAGAGAATAGAGAGCAGAAGGATGAACTCAACCAGAAAGATATCATTTGTGGTGAAGTAATGATGTTGAGGGAAGAAATTGAAGGACTCAGAAAAGAGAATAGAGAGCAGAAAGATGAACTCAACCAGAAAAGTATCATTTGTAGTGAAGTAATGATGTTGAGGGAAGAAATAGAACGACTCAGAAAAGAGAATAGAGAGCAGAAGGATGAACTCAACCAGAAAGATATCATTTGTGGTGAAGTAATGATGTTGAGGGAAGAAATTGGACTCAGAAAAGAGAATAGAGTGCAGAAGGGTGAACTCCACCAGAAAGGTACCATTTGTGGTGACGTAATGATGTTGAGAGAAGAAATAGAACGACTCAGAAAAGAGAATAGAGTGCAAAATGATGAACTCAAGCAGAAAGGTACCATTTATGGTGAAGTAATGATGTTAAGGAAGGAGATAGAAAGAGTCAGCGAAGAGAATATGGTACAGAAGGACCATCTCATGCAAAAAGACCTAGAGAAAATAGAGGTGATTAGACACCTGAGTTTAGCTATAGATGTGCTGAAGCAGGAGAATGTAAAGATGAGAAGCTTCATTGCTAAGGAATTTACCAACAAATGGAACAACCCATTTGAGTTTAAAAAACTCATGGGATCATTATCGATGAAGTTGTTTAATGGAAAGAATCAACCTAGTATTGTAGCTCTATAG
- the LOC100808717 gene encoding classical arabinogalactan protein 26: protein MASFWPFLVMFMASMAYNCSSLASASRQSMHVSTISAAPTTLPGAPLYFSPTISPDIEPLFPTPGRAAFSPSESSIPTIPSSPSPPNPDVTNSPGSVLAFPPSESMPAMAPSSHGASLPLYSVLHLAILVICIMQLHGM from the coding sequence ATGGCTTCCTTTTGGCCATTCTTGGTTATGTTCATGGCCTCAATGGCATACAATTGTTCATCATTGGCCTCGGCTTCTCGACAAAGCATGCATGTTTCAACCATCTCAGCAGCACCAACAACATTGCCAGGTGCCCCTCTATACTTCTCTCCAACCATTTCACCAGATATTGAGCCTTTGTTTCCAACCCCTGGACGTGCTGCTTTCTCTCCATCAGAGTCTTCAATTCCTACTATTCCTTCAAGTCCTAGCCCTCCCAACCCTGATGTCACCAATAGTCCAGGGTCAGTTTTGGCTTTTCCACCTTCAGAGTCTATGCCAGCTATGGCCCCATCTTCCCATGGTGCATCCCTGCCACTTTATTCAGTTTTGCATCTTGCCATTCTGGTAATTTGCATAATGCAGCTTCATGGCATGTGA
- the LOC100809257 gene encoding tubby-like F-box protein 3-like: MSFRSIILERKGFEVKFGYSMRSRSQSHSDAIAQDSLVVLDGLKQSCWANMPPELLRDVLMRIEASEDSWPAQKHVVACAGVCRSWREIMKEIVKSPQLSGKLTFPISLKQPGPRDSLLQCYIKRNRSNQTYYLFLGLNQASTDEGKFLLSARKCRRATHTDYIISLNCDDVSRGSSTYIGKLRSNFLGTKFTVYDAHPPIYGAKVTKSRSTRLVSLKQVSPRVPAGNYPIAHVSYDLNVLGSRGPRIMQCVMDAIPASAVEPGGVAPTQTQFLHSRIDTSPSIPFFRSKSTRMDNLPTVPLTCQNEGTLVLRNKSPRWHEHLQCWCLNFNGRVTVASVKNFQLVASPKNGVSEQAQENVILQFGKVGKDVFTMDYQYPISAFQAFAICLSSFDTKIACE; this comes from the exons ATGTCGTTTAGGAGTATCATCCTTGAAAGGAAGGGATTTGAGGTGAAGTTTGGATATAGCATGAGATCCAGGTCACAGTCACACAGTGATGCTATTGCCCAGGATAGTTTGGTGGTGCTTGATGGATTGAAGCAGAGTTGTTGGGCTAACATGCCCCCTGAGCTTTTGAGGGATGTGCTCATGAGAATTGAGGCCTCTGAGGATTCCTGGCCTGCCCAGAAACATGTCGTCGCCTGCGCCGGAGTTTGCCGCAGTTGGAGAGAAATCATGAAGGAAATTGTCAAGTCCCCTCAACTATCCGGCAAGCTGACATTCCCAATTTCCTTGAAGCAG CCTGGTCCAAGGGACTCTCTTCTTCAATGCTATATTAAACGAAATCGCAGTAATCAAACATATTATCTGTTTCTTGGTTTAAACCAAG CCTCAACTGATGAAGGCAAGTTCCTTCTTTCTGCACGCAAGTGCCGACGTGCAACTCACACTGACTATATTATCTCTCTAAACTGTGATGATGTATCAAGAGGGAGTAGTACCTATATTGGAAAGTTGAG ATCAAACTTTCTTGGCACCAAATTCACAGTGTATGATGCACACCCTCCAATTTATGGAGCCAAAGTTACAAAGTCTCGTTCCACCAGGCTAGTTAGTCTCAAGCAAGTTTCTCCAAGAGTTCCTGCTGGCAACTATCCCATTGCTCATGTGTCATATGATCTGAATGTTTTGGGCTCTAG GGGCCCTAGAATAATGCAATGTGTTATGGATGCCATCCCTGCCTCAGCTGTTGAACCTGGAGGTGTGGCCCCAACACagactcaatttcttcatagcagAATTGATACTTCTCCATCCATCCCTTTCTTTAGATCAAAATCAACCCGGATGGACAATCTCCCAACAGTACCTTTGACTTGTCAAAATGAGGGGACACTGGTATTACGAAACAAGTCCCCAAGGTGGCATGAACACCTTCAATGCTGGTGTCTGAACTTCAATGGGCGAGTGACAGTTGCTTCAGTTAAAAATTTCCAGCTGGTTGCTTCTCCCAAAAATGGAGTTTCTGAGCAGGCTCAGGAAAATGTAATTCTACAGTTTGGAAAAGTTGGAAAGGATGTATTCACCATGGATTATCAGTATCCAATCTCTGCCTTTCAAGCATTTGCAATATGCCTTAGCAGCTTTGACACCAAGATTGCTTGTGAATGA
- the LOC100796340 gene encoding protease Do-like 2, chloroplastic yields the protein MAVALSSCTSLSSVLFSTVKFRYSLRHRPIVASFHCNNHPLRVSSSSSSSSSSKSNRKKEGAGHKKQSKDERPARGNVLESQPTSSKPFGIQRKNKDLIFDSKDQQVEQSILQDSAFLNAVVKVYCTHTAPDYSLPWQKQRQYTSTGSAFMIGDRKLLTNAHCVEHDTQVKVKKRGDDSKYVAKVLARGVDCDIALLSVESEEFWRDVEPLRLGRLPHLQDSVTVVGYPLGGDTISVTKGVVSRIEVTSYAHGSSDLLGIQIDAAINPGNSGGPAFNDQGECIGVAFQVLRSEEAENIGYVIPTTVVSHFLTDYERNGRYTGFPCLGVLIQKLENPALRAWLKVQSNEGVLVRRVEPTSDANNVLKEGDVIVSFDDVRVGSEGTVPFRSNERIAFHFLISQKFAGDTAELGIIRAGTLMKTKVVLNSRVHLVPYHIDEGLPSYLIIAGLVFTPLSEPLIEEECEDSIGLKLLARARYSLAKFKGEQIVILSQVLANEVNIGYEDMGNQQVVKFNGARIKNIHHLAHLIDSCEDRYLRFEFEDSYVAVLEKEAVAAASPSVLSDYGIPSERSSDLSKPYVDTLEVEGDQPADQEFGDSPVSNYEFGPDGLLWA from the exons aTGGCGGTTGCACTATCGAGTTGCACTTCCTTATCCTCCGTGCTGTTCTCCACAGTTAAATTCCGCTACTCACTCAGACACAGACCCATCGTCGCCTCTTTCCATTGCAATAATCACCCACTCCGagtctcctcctcctcctcctcctcttcttcctcCAAATCCAATCGAAAAAAGGAAGGTGCAGGGCACAAGAAGCAGTCAAAAGATGAGAGACCTGCAAGAGGGAATGTGCTCGAATCCCAACCAACTTCTTCTAAACCTTTTGGCATTCAGAGGAAAAATAAGGACCTTATCTTCGACTCCAAGGATCAGCAG GTTGAACAGAGTATTTTACAAGATTCGGCTTTCCTTAATGCAGTTGTGAAG GTATACTGCACCCATACTGCCCCAGATTATTCACTTCCTTGGCAAAAACAGAGACAATACACAAGTACTGGAAG TGCATTTATGATTGGAGATAGGAAACTATTAACGAATGCACACTGTGTGGAACATGATACACAG GTCAAAGTCAAGAAAAGAGGGGATGACTCAAAATATGTGGCTAAG GTTTTGGCAAGAGGTGTTGATTGCGATATAGCTTTGCTTTCAGTAGAAAGTGAGGAGTTTTGGAGAGATGTGGAACCTCTCAGATTAGGACGTTTACCACATCTTCAG GATTCTGTAACTGTTGTGGGATatcctcttggaggagacacaaTTTCAGTGACAAAGGGAGTTGTATCTCGTATAGAG gTCACATCATATGCTCATGGATCGTCTGATTTGTTGGGCATTCAAATTGATGCAGCAATAAATCCTG GTAATAGCGGAGGGCCAGCATTCAATGACCAAGGGGAGTGCATTGGAGTAGCATTTCAG GTCCTCAGATCTGAAGAGGCTGAGAATATTGGATATGTGATTCCTACAACTGTTGTATCTCATTTTTTGACCGATTATGAAAGGAATGGCAGGTATACTG GTTTCCCTTGCCTTGGAGTACTTATACAGAAGCTAGAGAATCCTGCACTACGTGCATGGTTGAAAGTACAGTCTAATGAG GGTGTATTGGTACGTAGAGTTGAACCAACTTCTGATGCAAATAATGTATTAAAGGAG GGTGATGTGATTGTCAGCTTTGATGATGTTCGTGTTGGTAGTGAAGGAACAGTCCCATTCAGATCAAATGAGCGAATTGCCTTCCACTTCCTCATTAGTCAAAA ATTTGCAGGTGATACTGCAGAGCTTGGTATCATCAGAGCAGGGACATTAATGAAAACTAAAGTTGTTTTAAACTCACGAGTTCATTTG GTTCCCTATCACATTGATGAAGGTCTGCCTTCCTATCTAATAATTGCTGGTTTAGTATTCACACCCCTCTCAGAGCCATTGATTGA GGAAGAATGTGAAGACTCTATAGGG CTAAAATTATTGGCAAGGGCACGTTATTCATTGGCAAAGTTTAAAGGGGAGCAAATTGTAATTCTTTCACAG GTCTTGGCAAATGAAGTCAACATAGGTTATGAAGATATGGGCAATCAGCAG gttgtAAAATTCAATGGAGCTCGAATTAAAAACATTCATCACCTTGCACACCTCATCGATT CATGCGAAGACAGGTATCTGCGTTTTGAATTTGAAGACAGCTATGTAGCTGTTTTAGAGAAAGAAGCTGTTGCTGCTGCTTCACCCTCCGTACTGAGTGATTACGGAATCCCATCTGAAAGATCTTCTGATCTTTCGAAACCTTATGTCGATACACTAGAAGTAGAAGGTGACCAACCAGCAGACCAGGAATTTGGTGATAGCCCAGTTTCAAATTATGAATTTGGCCCTGATGGACTACTCTGGGCATAA